In the genome of Pseudomonas sp. LBUM920, one region contains:
- a CDS encoding CitMHS family transporter: MLTFLGFAMVITFMFLIMTKRLSALIALIIVPILFALFGGFAPEIGPMMLAGITKLAPTGVMLMFAILYFALMIDSGLFDPAVRKILKMVKGDPLKVSVGTAVLALVVSLDGDGATTYMICVAAMLPLYQRIGMSPRIMAGLIILAGGVMNMTPWGGPTARAASALHVDPSDIFVPMIPAMAAGVVAILAIAYMYGKRERARLGELHLQGDEIDHSEISVSQFPDARRPKLIWFNGALTFALMCTLIAGLLPLPVLFMVAFSIAMIVNYPCLQQQKDRVAAHAGSVLAVVGLIFAAGIFTGILSGTGMVDAMSKSLLAVIPEAMGPYLAVITALVSMPFTFFMSNDAFYYGVLPVLAEAASHYGITAVEMARASIVGQPVHLLSPLVPSTYLLVALAGIEFGDHQRFTLKWAVLVCLCIMFAALLMGIFPLFSTL; the protein is encoded by the coding sequence ATGCTGACTTTCCTTGGCTTTGCCATGGTCATCACGTTCATGTTCCTGATCATGACCAAGCGCCTTTCCGCGCTGATTGCCTTGATCATCGTGCCCATCCTGTTCGCCCTGTTTGGTGGCTTTGCACCCGAGATCGGGCCGATGATGCTTGCGGGCATCACCAAGCTTGCGCCGACCGGCGTGATGCTGATGTTCGCCATTCTGTACTTTGCCCTGATGATCGACTCCGGGCTGTTCGACCCGGCCGTGCGCAAGATCCTCAAGATGGTCAAGGGCGACCCGCTGAAAGTGTCGGTCGGTACCGCCGTGCTGGCACTGGTGGTGTCTCTCGACGGTGACGGCGCTACCACCTACATGATCTGCGTCGCCGCCATGCTGCCGTTGTACCAACGCATCGGCATGAGCCCGCGGATCATGGCCGGCCTGATCATCCTCGCCGGTGGCGTAATGAACATGACGCCATGGGGCGGCCCGACCGCCCGCGCCGCCAGTGCGCTGCACGTAGACCCCTCGGATATTTTCGTACCGATGATCCCGGCCATGGCCGCCGGCGTCGTGGCCATCCTGGCGATTGCTTATATGTACGGTAAACGCGAACGAGCGCGCCTGGGCGAACTGCACCTGCAGGGTGACGAGATCGACCACAGCGAGATCAGCGTGTCGCAGTTCCCGGATGCTCGTCGCCCGAAGCTGATCTGGTTCAACGGCGCCCTGACCTTTGCCCTGATGTGCACCCTGATCGCCGGCTTGTTGCCGCTGCCAGTGCTGTTCATGGTGGCGTTCAGCATCGCGATGATCGTCAACTACCCGTGCCTGCAACAGCAGAAAGACCGCGTCGCTGCCCACGCAGGCAGCGTACTGGCGGTGGTGGGGCTGATCTTCGCTGCCGGTATTTTCACCGGCATCCTGTCGGGCACCGGCATGGTCGACGCCATGTCCAAAAGCCTGCTGGCGGTCATTCCTGAAGCCATGGGCCCTTACCTGGCGGTGATCACCGCGCTGGTGAGCATGCCGTTTACTTTCTTCATGTCCAACGATGCGTTTTACTACGGCGTACTGCCGGTACTCGCCGAAGCCGCCAGCCACTATGGCATCACTGCCGTGGAAATGGCCCGCGCGTCTATCGTCGGCCAGCCCGTGCATCTGCTCAGCCCGCTGGTCCCTTCGACCTACCTGCTGGTAGCCCTGGCCGGTATCGAATTTGGCGATCACCAACGCTTTACCCTCAAGTGGGCAGTGCTGGTATGCCTGTGCATAATGTTCGCCGCTTTGCTGATGGGGATTTTTCCGCTGTTCAGCACTCTATAA
- a CDS encoding DUF4105 domain-containing protein, with protein MRRLVAWLLAGTVLLCAGAAQASLQLRLKTDGLSPAEQQASQALLDEAMRALPPRFVEQLDRRIDVGWTDKMPENAYGQASLVSELDLNQNLLASLTDGSAATQKTNRPHGTVRREMLATVLHELTHIYDRARLWSKDDRALIQRCSRQNNITGLIGLPDQCRGQNDRRFTLSDDPRLLDLAGWPQYVGRRGEREQHNHQVARSPDIYETTSPLEFVAVNMEYFLLDPSYACRRPALFRYYKEHFGWAPPEQDTCAKTYAFLNAGNDFAKTPLGQIDPERVYEIDYLLAEANQNLVSRWGHSMLRLVICAPGRPRGPDCRLDLDQHLVLSYRAFVGDVQLSSWDGLVGKYPSRLFVLPLAQVIDEYTKTELRGLASVPLKLTRQEINDTVEHAAEMHWSYDGNYFFISNNCAVESLKLLRSGSANPQLTGLDNITPNGLLEVLSARGLADTSVLKDKREALRLGYHFDSFRERYQAMFDVLRKHLPIKQTEVEDWLSLSAEERRQWFSQADLRTSAALLLLEQASYRKQLMLAQDEVKQRYLGARELKNGGMEKANNTLQQILANSGFLSRPAELLGSSGYGLPQPSESKRLESESAERQKQLQSLTGDLDKEVRVLLEPSRAAEIAACEANLKQVGEHLRALHKAAGGLELP; from the coding sequence GTGAGGCGCCTGGTCGCCTGGCTATTGGCCGGGACTGTGCTGCTCTGTGCAGGCGCAGCCCAGGCCAGCCTGCAACTGCGGCTCAAGACCGATGGCTTGAGCCCGGCCGAACAGCAGGCCAGCCAGGCATTGCTTGATGAAGCGATGCGCGCCTTGCCGCCGCGCTTTGTCGAGCAACTGGACCGACGCATCGATGTCGGCTGGACCGACAAAATGCCTGAAAATGCCTATGGTCAGGCCTCACTGGTGTCCGAGCTTGATCTGAATCAGAACCTGCTCGCCAGCCTGACCGACGGCAGCGCCGCCACCCAAAAAACCAATCGCCCACACGGCACTGTGCGCCGCGAAATGCTCGCCACCGTGCTGCATGAGCTGACCCACATCTATGACCGTGCGCGCCTGTGGTCCAAAGACGACCGCGCGCTCATCCAGCGGTGTAGCCGCCAAAACAACATCACCGGCCTGATCGGCCTGCCCGATCAATGCCGTGGCCAGAATGATCGGCGCTTTACCTTGAGTGACGACCCGCGCCTGCTGGACCTCGCTGGCTGGCCGCAATACGTGGGCCGTCGCGGCGAGCGTGAACAACACAACCATCAGGTTGCCCGTAGCCCGGACATCTACGAAACCACCAGTCCGCTGGAGTTCGTGGCGGTCAACATGGAGTACTTCCTGCTCGACCCGAGCTACGCCTGCCGTCGCCCCGCGCTGTTTCGCTACTACAAGGAACACTTCGGCTGGGCGCCGCCCGAGCAAGACACCTGCGCCAAAACCTACGCCTTCCTGAATGCAGGCAACGATTTCGCCAAGACGCCACTGGGCCAGATCGATCCGGAGCGCGTGTACGAAATCGACTACCTGCTGGCCGAAGCCAATCAGAACCTGGTCAGCCGCTGGGGCCACAGCATGTTGCGCCTGGTGATCTGCGCGCCCGGTCGCCCGCGCGGCCCGGATTGCCGCCTGGACCTGGACCAACACCTGGTCCTGTCCTACCGCGCCTTTGTCGGTGACGTACAGCTGTCGAGCTGGGATGGCCTGGTGGGCAAATACCCGTCACGCCTGTTCGTGCTGCCCCTGGCCCAAGTCATCGACGAATACACCAAGACCGAACTGCGCGGGCTGGCATCCGTACCGCTGAAACTCACCCGCCAAGAGATCAACGACACCGTCGAGCATGCCGCCGAAATGCATTGGAGCTACGACGGCAACTACTTCTTCATCTCCAACAACTGCGCGGTCGAAAGCCTCAAACTCCTGCGCAGTGGCAGCGCCAACCCACAGCTGACCGGGCTGGACAACATTACCCCCAACGGCCTGCTGGAAGTGCTCAGTGCACGCGGCCTGGCCGACACCAGCGTCCTCAAGGACAAACGCGAGGCACTGCGCCTGGGTTATCACTTCGACTCGTTCCGCGAGCGTTACCAGGCGATGTTCGATGTCCTGCGCAAACACTTGCCGATCAAGCAGACCGAGGTCGAAGACTGGCTGTCCCTCAGCGCAGAAGAACGCCGCCAATGGTTTAGCCAGGCCGACCTGCGCACCAGCGCCGCACTGTTGCTGCTGGAACAGGCGAGCTATCGCAAACAGCTGATGCTGGCCCAGGACGAAGTCAAACAACGCTACCTCGGTGCTCGCGAGCTGAAAAACGGCGGCATGGAAAAAGCCAACAACACCCTGCAACAGATCCTCGCCAACAGCGGCTTCCTCAGCCGCCCGGCGGAGCTACTGGGCAGCAGTGGCTACGGCCTGCCACAACCGTCGGAATCCAAACGCCTGGAGTCGGAGAGCGCCGAGCGCCAGAAGCAGCTGCAATCTTTGACCGGCGATCTGGATAAAGAGGTGAGGGTGCTGCTCGAACCTTCCCGCGCCGCCGAAATTGCCGCGTGTGAAGCCAATCTCAAACAGGTGGGCGAGCACCTGAGGGCGCTGCACAAAGCGGCGGGGGGCCTGGAGCTTCCATAA
- a CDS encoding DUF2388 domain-containing protein, whose translation MRSPLIAAALGLLLLADVAHAQTLKATSNIVVRASARTIDFTSDTTTSIRDSKVVREAHDDAASFVATNGEIRGAQLEAAFDTLRTRVPQARDASDQTLAEAILAL comes from the coding sequence ATGCGTAGCCCGCTGATCGCCGCCGCTCTCGGCCTGCTGTTGTTGGCCGATGTCGCCCACGCGCAAACCTTGAAGGCCACCAGTAACATCGTCGTGCGTGCCTCGGCCCGCACCATTGACTTCACCTCGGACACCACCACGTCCATACGCGACTCCAAAGTCGTACGCGAAGCCCACGACGACGCCGCCAGTTTCGTCGCCACCAATGGCGAGATCCGTGGCGCGCAATTGGAAGCCGCCTTTGACACCCTGCGAACCCGCGTGCCGCAAGCTCGCGATGCCAGTGACCAGACGCTCGCCGAAGCCATCCTCGCTCTGTGA
- a CDS encoding DUF2388 domain-containing protein, which yields MVFSYRLLIVPVLFSICWSPLASAFDVSTQSTVISAYATSKVTSAPFDRKLVMAAQDDAAAFIATDGQWRGARLESALDYLRRTQPKLHASDLELAQAILVQ from the coding sequence ATGGTTTTTTCATACCGCCTGTTGATCGTTCCCGTATTATTTTCCATCTGCTGGTCACCCTTGGCTTCGGCCTTTGATGTGTCCACCCAGAGCACCGTCATCAGTGCCTACGCCACCAGCAAGGTGACGTCAGCGCCCTTTGACAGAAAGTTGGTAATGGCCGCCCAGGATGACGCTGCCGCTTTTATCGCCACTGACGGCCAATGGCGGGGCGCTCGTCTGGAATCCGCGCTGGATTATCTGCGCCGCACCCAGCCAAAACTTCATGCAAGCGACCTTGAACTGGCGCAAGCAATTCTCGTCCAATAA
- a CDS encoding DUF2388 domain-containing protein yields MSRLRLLSAAALLAVAANANASSLIVTTDSIVGALKATSDASSDATSSLRDNKVVQAARDDAASFVASEGAIRGVKLESALAQIRQQAPQLSAASDTQLAQAILAI; encoded by the coding sequence ATGTCCCGTCTTCGCCTGCTGAGTGCTGCAGCCCTGTTGGCCGTGGCTGCCAATGCCAACGCAAGCAGCCTTATCGTGACCACCGATTCGATCGTCGGCGCGCTGAAAGCCACCTCCGATGCCAGCTCGGATGCCACCTCCTCCCTGCGTGACAACAAGGTCGTCCAGGCCGCTCGCGATGACGCCGCCAGCTTCGTTGCCAGCGAAGGCGCCATCCGTGGCGTGAAGCTGGAAAGCGCCCTGGCCCAGATCCGCCAACAAGCCCCGCAACTGAGTGCCGCGAGTGACACGCAGCTCGCCCAAGCGATCCTGGCTATCTGA